In Streptomyces sp. DG2A-72, one genomic interval encodes:
- a CDS encoding AAA family ATPase, which yields MSQVNDPAAYQVEWEQAHVSTVYEVLTERLAEARTRLADVLKTRAESASETHEREVAAQRLAKEIGRLEGAENGLVFGRIDSADGTTLHIGRLGLQTDEDDLPLLVDWRANAARPFYEATPAHPMSLRRRRHLRLEERKVVAVSDELLDGSTPTAGDVVGDGPLMEALSARRTGRMQAAVATLQAEQDEIVRSAHRGVSVVQGGPGTGKTVVALHRAAYVLYAFPRAAQHGVLIVGPNARFLDYISQVLPSLGENDIVLATCQELAGVFPDTAETLDVARLKGSSMLAGALAELVRCHQAPDGSFTVLIGHESVRLHDEVVATARDSAVATGLGHNPARRVFKKLLIDAITDALERSTGDILEQIDAEVAVLTGTDLDRVAAADLRRLGYDAAAATGPADEFDADAVRAGLLDDAHVDRAVEELWPRLVPSDLVRALLTNPGTLAEHLPQLTDDERSSLLRDADDSWTDADVPLLDEAASLIDGPPQRTYGHVVVDEAQELTAMQWRMIVRRCPGKAMTLVGDFAQAGPVATAHDWTEALSPHVGQRFNLHTLTISYRTTQEILETTRDLLVRIAPDQTPTRSLRSGESPRTVSTQPDELVATLVRELQMQTESYPGELIGVICADTRLDQLTAAGIAEHARIVPASEARGLEFDEVVVVGPGEISTARPGGEKDLYVALTRATKRLCTITVQPV from the coding sequence TTGTCGCAAGTCAACGATCCCGCCGCGTACCAGGTCGAATGGGAACAAGCCCACGTGTCCACTGTGTACGAGGTACTCACCGAGCGGCTCGCCGAGGCACGGACGCGTTTGGCAGATGTACTCAAGACCCGGGCCGAGAGCGCAAGCGAGACGCACGAGCGAGAGGTCGCCGCTCAGCGGCTGGCGAAGGAGATCGGCCGGCTGGAGGGAGCCGAGAACGGCCTGGTCTTCGGTCGGATCGACTCGGCGGACGGTACCACGTTGCATATTGGCCGGCTTGGCCTGCAAACGGACGAAGACGACCTGCCTCTGCTGGTGGACTGGCGCGCGAACGCGGCGCGGCCCTTCTACGAAGCGACACCGGCCCACCCGATGAGCCTGCGGCGCCGCCGACACCTTCGCCTGGAGGAGCGCAAGGTGGTCGCAGTGAGCGACGAGTTGCTGGACGGCTCCACTCCGACCGCTGGGGATGTCGTGGGGGACGGCCCTTTGATGGAGGCCCTTTCGGCGCGGCGTACGGGTCGGATGCAGGCCGCGGTCGCGACGCTGCAGGCCGAGCAGGACGAGATCGTGCGCTCCGCGCACCGCGGAGTGTCAGTGGTCCAAGGCGGCCCCGGAACCGGCAAGACGGTGGTTGCCCTGCACCGGGCGGCCTATGTCCTGTACGCGTTCCCGCGCGCGGCACAGCACGGTGTGCTGATAGTCGGTCCGAACGCGCGGTTCCTGGACTACATCTCCCAGGTTCTGCCCTCACTCGGCGAGAACGACATCGTCCTGGCGACCTGCCAGGAACTGGCGGGAGTCTTCCCGGACACGGCGGAGACGCTCGACGTGGCGCGTCTCAAGGGCAGCTCGATGCTGGCCGGCGCACTGGCCGAGTTGGTGCGGTGTCACCAGGCTCCGGACGGAAGCTTCACCGTGCTGATCGGACACGAATCGGTTCGCCTTCATGACGAGGTTGTCGCCACAGCGCGAGACTCCGCCGTGGCAACCGGGTTGGGACACAACCCCGCGCGACGGGTGTTCAAAAAACTCCTGATCGACGCCATCACCGACGCGCTGGAACGGAGCACGGGCGACATCCTTGAGCAGATCGATGCGGAGGTCGCCGTGCTGACCGGCACAGACCTCGACCGGGTGGCGGCGGCCGACCTGCGCCGGCTCGGATACGATGCCGCAGCTGCCACGGGGCCGGCCGATGAGTTCGACGCGGACGCCGTCCGGGCCGGACTCCTGGACGACGCTCACGTCGATCGCGCGGTGGAAGAGCTGTGGCCGCGGCTGGTGCCCAGCGATCTCGTGCGAGCTCTGCTGACGAACCCTGGCACTCTCGCCGAGCACCTGCCCCAGTTGACCGACGACGAGCGGTCAAGTCTGCTGCGCGATGCGGACGACTCGTGGACCGATGCCGATGTGCCTCTGCTGGACGAAGCAGCGAGCCTGATCGACGGTCCACCGCAGCGGACGTACGGGCACGTGGTCGTCGACGAGGCACAGGAGCTGACCGCCATGCAGTGGCGGATGATCGTACGACGATGCCCGGGCAAGGCGATGACGCTGGTGGGCGACTTCGCCCAGGCGGGACCGGTCGCGACAGCACACGACTGGACGGAGGCGCTGAGCCCTCATGTCGGCCAGCGGTTCAACCTCCACACCCTGACCATCAGTTACCGCACTACACAGGAGATCCTGGAGACCACCCGGGACCTTCTCGTACGGATTGCCCCGGACCAGACTCCGACACGGTCCCTACGCAGTGGTGAGTCTCCTCGCACCGTGTCGACGCAGCCGGATGAGCTTGTCGCCACCCTCGTCCGGGAGCTGCAGATGCAGACCGAGTCGTACCCCGGCGAGCTCATCGGGGTGATCTGCGCGGACACGAGGCTGGATCAGCTGACAGCCGCGGGTATCGCAGAGCATGCGCGCATCGTGCCGGCGTCCGAAGCACGCGGGCTGGAGTTCGACGAGGTCGTCGTCGTGGGTCCCGGGGAAATCAGCACGGCCCGGCCCGGCGGAGAGAAGGACCTGTACG